A region of Thermobifida halotolerans DNA encodes the following proteins:
- a CDS encoding rhodanese-like domain-containing protein has protein sequence MTRLISREELEERIAASTVVVVDALGGAYYEQQHLPGAVALTEDQVAARAGELLPDRDATIAVYCSNPACGNSQAVATRLEKLGYTDVRKYREGIQDWVEAGLPVESCALA, from the coding sequence ATGACCAGACTCATCAGCAGGGAAGAGCTCGAGGAGCGGATCGCCGCCTCAACGGTGGTCGTCGTCGACGCGCTCGGCGGTGCCTACTACGAGCAGCAGCACCTGCCCGGCGCCGTCGCCCTCACCGAGGACCAGGTGGCGGCCCGGGCCGGGGAGCTGCTCCCCGACAGAGACGCCACGATCGCCGTCTACTGCTCCAACCCCGCCTGCGGCAACAGCCAGGCCGTCGCCACGAGGCTGGAGAAGCTCGGCTACACCGACGTCCGCAAGTACCGCGAGGGCATCCAGGACTGGGTGGAGGCAGGGCTGCCCGTGGAGAGCTGCGCCCTGGCCTGA
- a CDS encoding anthranilate synthase component I, with product MDDTSYSYSTGGGITVHRTALPCDPGVLTELTANVEQRRGGVLSSGMEYPGRYSRWHLGYVDPCLEIAARGRRIGAAALNDRGRVLLPAVVRALTAHGDMVARTGDSVEVAVPEPEPDEFFTEEQRSRRPSVFSALRSLVGLFSHDGDPHLGLYGAFGYDLAFQFEPIEQVLDRDPADRDLVLHLPDEIVVHDRKRETCLRHSYDFTVPAALSGPAGGTTRGLPRLTEPTPPVVAAEVPPPPEPGSYARVVTEARERFRRGDLFEVVPSHRLYAPCSSPARFYERLRDRNPAPYEFFFNLGEGEYLVGASPEMFVRVTGRPGEGQRVETCPISGTIGRGADAVGDAENIKELLSSPKEESELTMCTDVDRNDKSRVCEPGSVRVIGRRQIEMYSRLIHTVDHIEGTLRAGFDAFDAFLTHMWAVTVTGAPKTWAMRFIEQHESAPRRWYGGAVGVVNFDGSMNTGLTLRTAHIRDGVATVRAGATLLYDSDPDAEERETFLKARALLETLTDGADAAPEPEVRARPVERAGAGMRVLLVDHEDSFVNTLADYVRRHGAEVTTVRYGFDPALLDRMRPDLVVLSPGPGLPSDFAMGALLDELDARALPAFGVCLGLQGMVEHAGGELLTLDEPMHGKPSLVRVTGGDLLADLGEDGHFTAARYHSTYTTPDRVKGFGVTAVVEDGGDPVVMAVENAESRRWAVQFHPESILTARVGERIVANVLRLARGRTI from the coding sequence GTGGACGACACCTCCTACTCCTATTCGACCGGCGGGGGCATCACCGTGCACCGCACGGCCCTCCCCTGCGACCCCGGCGTGCTCACCGAGCTGACCGCCAACGTGGAACAGCGCCGGGGCGGCGTCCTGTCCTCCGGTATGGAGTACCCCGGACGCTACAGCCGTTGGCACCTGGGATACGTCGACCCGTGTCTGGAGATCGCCGCGCGGGGCCGACGGATCGGCGCCGCAGCCCTCAACGACCGCGGCCGGGTGCTGCTGCCCGCCGTCGTGCGGGCCCTGACCGCCCACGGCGACATGGTGGCCCGCACCGGCGACTCGGTCGAGGTCGCCGTCCCCGAACCGGAGCCCGACGAGTTCTTCACCGAGGAGCAGCGCAGCCGCCGCCCCAGCGTCTTCTCCGCGCTGCGCTCCCTGGTGGGGCTCTTCTCCCACGACGGCGACCCCCACCTGGGGCTGTACGGCGCGTTCGGCTACGACCTCGCCTTCCAGTTCGAGCCGATCGAGCAGGTCCTCGACCGCGACCCCGCCGACCGCGACCTGGTGCTGCACCTGCCCGACGAGATCGTCGTGCACGACCGCAAGCGCGAGACCTGCCTGCGCCACTCCTACGACTTCACCGTCCCCGCCGCCCTCAGCGGCCCCGCGGGCGGCACCACCCGCGGGCTGCCCCGACTCACCGAGCCCACCCCGCCCGTGGTGGCCGCCGAGGTGCCCCCGCCGCCCGAACCCGGCTCCTACGCCAGGGTGGTGACCGAGGCCAGGGAGCGGTTCCGGCGCGGCGACCTGTTCGAGGTGGTGCCCAGCCACCGCCTCTACGCCCCCTGCTCCTCCCCGGCGCGCTTCTACGAGCGGCTGCGCGACCGCAACCCCGCCCCCTACGAGTTCTTCTTCAACCTCGGCGAGGGCGAGTACCTGGTCGGCGCCTCCCCGGAGATGTTCGTGCGGGTCACCGGCCGCCCCGGCGAGGGGCAGCGCGTCGAGACCTGCCCCATCTCCGGGACCATCGGGCGCGGCGCGGACGCCGTCGGCGACGCCGAGAACATCAAGGAGCTGCTGTCCTCCCCCAAGGAGGAGTCGGAGCTGACCATGTGCACCGACGTGGACCGCAACGACAAGTCACGGGTGTGCGAGCCCGGCAGCGTGCGGGTGATCGGCCGCCGCCAGATCGAGATGTACAGCCGCCTCATCCACACGGTCGACCACATCGAGGGCACCCTGCGCGCCGGGTTCGACGCCTTCGACGCCTTCCTCACCCACATGTGGGCCGTCACCGTCACCGGAGCCCCCAAAACCTGGGCGATGCGCTTCATCGAGCAGCACGAGAGCGCCCCCCGCCGCTGGTACGGCGGCGCGGTCGGCGTCGTCAACTTCGACGGCTCGATGAACACCGGCCTGACCCTGCGCACCGCGCACATCAGGGACGGCGTGGCCACGGTGCGGGCGGGCGCGACCCTGCTCTACGACTCCGACCCCGACGCCGAGGAACGCGAGACCTTCCTCAAGGCCCGCGCGCTGCTGGAGACCCTCACCGACGGCGCCGACGCCGCCCCCGAGCCCGAGGTGCGGGCCCGTCCCGTCGAGCGGGCGGGAGCGGGCATGCGGGTGCTGCTCGTCGACCACGAGGACTCCTTCGTCAACACCCTGGCCGACTACGTGCGCCGCCACGGCGCCGAGGTCACCACGGTGCGCTACGGCTTCGACCCGGCCCTGCTCGACCGGATGCGCCCGGACCTGGTGGTGCTGTCCCCCGGGCCGGGGCTGCCCTCCGACTTCGCGATGGGCGCGCTGCTGGACGAGCTGGACGCCCGCGCCCTGCCCGCCTTCGGGGTGTGCCTGGGCCTGCAGGGAATGGTGGAGCACGCCGGAGGCGAACTGCTCACCCTGGACGAGCCGATGCACGGCAAACCCAGCCTGGTCCGCGTCACCGGCGGCGACCTGCTGGCGGACCTGGGTGAGGACGGCCACTTCACCGCGGCCCGCTACCACTCCACCTACACCACCCCCGACCGGGTGAAGGGCTTCGGGGTCACCGCCGTCGTGGAGGACGGGGGAGACCCGGTGGTGATGGCCGTCGAGAACGCCGAGAGCAGGCGGTGGGCGGTGCAGTTCCATCCCGAGTCGATCCTCACCGCCCGGGTGGGCGAGCGGATCGTGGCCAACGTACTGCGGTTGGCGCGCGGCCGAACGATCTGA
- a CDS encoding GPGG-motif small membrane protein, which translates to MSILLLILGIVLIVAGVMALLRSQMLWGIVLIVVGVILAPSSFLGL; encoded by the coding sequence CTGAGCATTCTTCTGCTGATTCTCGGAATCGTGCTGATCGTGGCCGGTGTCATGGCTCTCCTGCGCAGCCAGATGCTGTGGGGCATCGTCCTGATCGTCGTCGGCGTCATCCTGGCCCCCAGCAGCTTCCTGGGGTTGTGA